In Prunus dulcis chromosome 2, ALMONDv2, whole genome shotgun sequence, a single genomic region encodes these proteins:
- the LOC117619728 gene encoding LOW QUALITY PROTEIN: NAC domain-containing protein 48-like (The sequence of the model RefSeq protein was modified relative to this genomic sequence to represent the inferred CDS: substituted 1 base at 1 genomic stop codon), with protein MARLSRAAEEEEGDLLLPVGFRFRPTDEELVNYYLKNKLEGMDSHAENIIDEIDILKFEPWDLPDKSLIKSDDENWFFFYKYKKGSRATKEGFXKITSKDRVIKAQDNRTVIAKKRILTFYIGRVRKSAKTNWVIHEYYIPDDAHPNAKQRDFVLCHLKKNVKKSDQNTDVATTCDEGEPSTHNASDFENQPVHGMESLEEYTRPRENPDYFERTRDRWLANSRCNNDHNAIQSDFEANDPEAEEFARSLLIDPQCDTDTDTEPIYVVGLQGGTYTSSPSMRDTEVIFHNQLSRQAASPVHVAPKPQTSELQLQSGTSERTHRPQPRSINVLRDTSAVNVDAFNVSINCIQLATDDEYYTKERTRRRTYPPVGKLREIKLQQSKAKEPEERRTKSSIDRKVAQGKNAEKDVEQTQNRTTPSNWKGSFITWQTFPLTSPPSVYICNTVLGAILFYFCDREWC; from the exons ATGGCCAGACTTAGCAGagcagcagaagaagaagaaggtgacTTGTTACTGCCGGTGGGGTTCAGATTTCGGCCCACAGATGAAGAGCTGGTGAACTACTATTTGAAGAATAAGCTGGAGGGCATGGATTCCCATGCCGAAAACAtcattgatgaaattgatatCCTCAAGTTCGAGCCTTGGGATTTACCTG ACAAATCGTTGATAAAGTCGGACGATGAGAATTGGTTCTTCTtctacaaatacaaaaaaggaAGTAGGGCCACAAAGGAAGGCTTTTAGAAGATCACAAGCAAAGATCGTGTGATCAAGGCTCAAGACAACAGAACTGTCATCGCCAAAAAGAGGATTCTGACCTTTTACATTGGTCGTGTTCGTAAGTCCGCGAAGACCAACTGGGTCATTCATGAGTATTATATCCCTGACGATGCCCATCCCAATGCTAAGCAG AGGGACTTCGTTCTCTGTCacttgaagaaaaatgtgaaaaaatCAGATCAGAATACTGATGTTGCAACAACCTGTGATGAAGGTGAACCTAGTACTCACAATGCATCTGATTTCGAAAATCAACCAGTACATGGCATGGAGAGTCTGGAG GAATATACTAGGCCACGAGAAAATCCGGACTATTTTGAGCGTACAAGGGATCGTTGGCTTGCAAATTCCCGTTGTAATAATGATCACAATGCGATTCAATCTGACTTTGAAGCAAATGACCCTGAGGCCGAAGAGTTTGCCAGATCGCTTCTTATTGATCCACAATGTGACACAGACACAGACACAGAACCAATCTAT GTGGTGGGTTTGCAAGGTGGTACATATACTTCAAGTCCGTCCATGCGAGATACAGAGGTTATATTTCATAACCAGTTATCCAGACAGGCTGCTTCCCCTGTCCATGTAGCACCTAAACCTCAGACGTCTGAGCTTCAACTACAGTCTGGCACATCTGAAAGAACACACAGACCACAACCAAGATCCATCAATGTCTTAAGGGATACTTCTGCTGTCAATGTAGATGCATTTAACGTTTCCATTAATTGTATACAATTAGCGACTGACGACGAATATTATACAAAGGAAAGAACACGAAGAAGAACATATCCACCAGTAGGCAAATTGAGAGAAATAAAACTACAGCAAAGCAAG GCCAAAGAACCTGAAGAACGTAGAACAAAGTCTAGCATAGACAGGAAGGTAGCTCAAGGCAAAAATGCAGAAAAGGATGTGGAGCAGACACAGAATAGAACAACCCCCAGCAATTGGAAGGGCTCCTTCATTACCTGGCAAACATTCCCATTGACAAGTCCCCCATCAGTCTACATTTGCAACACGGTTCTAGGCGCgattttgttctatttttgtGACCGGGAGTGGTGCTAA
- the LOC117619732 gene encoding NAC domain-containing protein 71-like isoform X2 gives MPLQLLLDCLLYLHTEREREREREREREREMGSKCYRKTTEGDPVPLGFRFHPTDEELVDHYLKNKRQDRDFNVNHIPVLDNCKYDPWEIPGLLFTEQDSPYMEWFFFSRRDFKYMNSNRSNRATPHGSWKITGKERMIRARGSNAVIGTKRTMTFYERGVPKSKKTNWVMHEYNLFESEASPDPQLAERDFVLCRMKKNPDKKDTSVFAEGEPSSYNLYNCEDEAAAESQDHSPSTLQSPAYIELADVLQVNEDCNDMQSPFGDNDYSVTDKNDFSTCDEVAYDMSQELYAQQEKNSYRLTPQSPTFRNLEDFIYINASDFGNQTANNVVLEPCIQQAQDYHSFTLQSPIYSELGSVPHFDVYNNEWQSAYANFENRTTDERISEECPQPKENLRSILSVSQLADYTSQPLMNTEEYQMRPCEIGIEGAAGMNWEGSFFNFPLKP, from the exons ATGCCATTGCAGCTTCTTCTTGATTGCTTATTATATCtgcacacagagagagagagagagagagagagagagagagagagagagagagagatgggaagCAAGTGCTACAGAAAAACAACAGAAGGGGATCCAGTGCCACTAGGGTTCAGATTCCATCCCACTGATGAGGAATTAGTGGACCATTATTTGAAGAACAAGAGACAGGACAGGGATTTTAACGTTAACCACATCCCCGTGCTTGATAACTGCAAGTACGACCCTTGGGAAATACCTG GGCTCTTGTTCACAGAGCAAGACTCTCCATATATGGAGTGGTTCTTCTTCAGCCGAAGGGATTTCAAGTACATGAACAGCAATCGCTCCAACAGGGCCACACCGCATGGCTCCTGGAAAATCACTGGGAAGGAACGTATGATCAGGGCCCGAGGGTCCAATGCTGTCATTGGGACAAAGAGGACCATGACCTTCTATGAACGTGGTGTGCCGAAATCAAAGAAGACCAACTGGGTCATGCACGAGTATAATCTCTTTGAAAGTGAAGCCAGTCCTGATCCTCAGCTGGCCGAG AGGGATTTTGTTCTCTGTCGAATGAAGAAAAACCCTGATAAGAAGGATACTTCAGTCTTCGCTGAAGGTGAACCTAGCAGCTACAATTTGTATAATTGTGAAGATGAAGCTGCTGCTGAG TCACAGGATCACAGCCCCTCCACACTGCAATCACCAGCATACATAGAGCTGGCAGATGTTCTGCAAGTTAATGAAGATTGTAATGATATGCAATCACCATTTGGAGATAATGACTACTCAGTTACCGATAAGAATGATTTTTCAACATGTGATGAAGTCGCATATGATATGTCTCAAGAG CTATATGCTcagcaagaaaaaaacagCTATAGGCTCACACCTCAGTCACCAACATTCAGGAATCTAGaagattttatatatattaatgcCTCTGATTTTGGAAATCAAACTGCAAATAATGTGGTTCTAGAG CCATGTATTCAGCAGGCACAGGATTACCACTCTTTCACACTGCAGTCACCAATATACAGCGAACTGGGAAGTGTCCCTCATTTTGATGTCTATAATAATGAATGGCAATCTGCATATGCTAATTTTGAAAATCGAACTACAGATGAAAGGATTTCGGAG GAATGTCCTCAGCCAAAAGAGAATCTGAGATCAATCTTATCTGTATCTCAACTAGCAGATTACACATCGCAGCCGCTAATGAACAC AGAAGAATATCAAATGAGGCCTTGTGAAATAGGCATAGAAGGGGCAGCTGGGATGAATTGGGAGGGTTCATTCTTTAATTTTCCCCTGAAGCCGTAG
- the LOC117619730 gene encoding NAC domain-containing protein 71-like, whose translation MPLQLLLDCLLYLHTEREREREREREREREMGSKCYRKTTEGDPVPLGFRFHPTDEELVDHYLKNKRQDRDFNVNHIPVLDNCKYDPWEIPGLMFTEQDSPYHDMEWFFFSRRDYKYTNSNRSNRATPHGSWKITGKERMIRARGSNAVIGTKRTMTFYERGVPKSKKTNWVMHEYNLFESEASPDPQLAERDFVLCRMKKNPDKKDTSVFAEGEPSSYNLYNCEDEAAAESQDHSPSTLQSPAYIELADVLQVNEDCNDMQSPFGDNDYSVTDKNDFSTCDEVAYDMSQELYAQQEKNSYRLTPQSPTFRNLEDFMYINASDFGNQTANYMVLEQPCIQQAQDYHSFTLQSPIYSELGSVPHFDVYNNEWQSAYANFENRTTDERISEECPQPKENLRSILSASQLADYTSQPLMNTEECQMRPCEIGIEGAAGMNWEGSFFNFPLKP comes from the exons ATGCCATTGCAGCTTCTTCTTGATTGCTTATTATATCtgcacacagagagagagagagagagagagagagagagagagagagagagagagatgggaagCAAGTGCTACAGAAAAACAACAGAAGGGGATCCAGTGCCACTAGGGTTCAGATTCCATCCCACTGATGAGGAATTAGTGGACCATTATTTGAAGAACAAGAGACAGGACAGGGATTTTAACGTTAACCACATCCCCGTGCTTGATAACTGCAAGTACGACCCTTGGGAAATACCTG GGCTCATGTTCACAGAGCAAGACTCTCCATATCATGATATGGAGTGGTTCTTCTTCAGCCGAAGGGATTACAAGTACACCAACAGCAATCGCTCCAACAGGGCCACACCGCATGGCTCCTGGAAAATCACTGGGAAGGAACGTATGATCAGGGCCCGAGGGTCCAATGCTGTCATTGGGACAAAGAGGACCATGACCTTCTATGAACGTGGTGTGCCGAAATCAAAGAAGACCAACTGGGTCATGCACGAGTATAATCTCTTTGAAAGTGAAGCCAGTCCTGATCCTCAGCTGGCCGAG AGGGATTTTGTTCTGTGTCGAATGAAGAAAAACCCTGATAAGAAGGATACTTCAGTCTTCGCTGAAGGTGAACCTAGCAGCTACAATTTGTATAATTGTGAAGATGAAGCTGCTGCTGAG TCACAGGATCACAGCCCCTCCACACTGCAATCACCAGCATACATAGAGCTGGCAGATGTTCTGCAAGTTAATGAAGATTGTAATGATATGCAATCACCATTTGGAGATAATGACTACTCAGTTACCGATAAGAATGATTTTTCAACATGTGATGAAGTCGCATATGATATGTCTCAAGAG CTATATGCTcagcaagaaaaaaacagCTATAGGCTCACACCTCAGTCACCAACATTCAGGAATCTAGAAGATTTTATGTATATTAATGCCTCTGATTTTGGAAATCAAACTGCAAATTATATGGTTCTAGAG CAGCCATGTATTCAGCAGGCACAGGATTACCACTCTTTCACACTGCAGTCACCAATATACAGCGAACTGGGAAGTGTCCCTCATTTTGATGTCTATAATAATGAATGGCAATCTGCATATGCTAATTTTGAAAATCGAACTACAGATGAAAGGATTTCGGAG GAATGTCCTCAGCCAAAAGAGAATCTGAGATCAATCTTATCTGCATCTCAACTAGCAGATTACACATCGCAGCCACTAATGAACAC AGAAGAATGTCAAATGAGGCCTTGTGAAATAGGCATAGAAGGGGCAGCTGGGATGAATTGGGAGGGTTCATTCTTTAATTTTCCCCTGAAGCCGTAG
- the LOC117619732 gene encoding NAC domain-containing protein 71-like isoform X3, giving the protein MPLQLLLDCLLYLHTEREREREREREREREMGSKCYRKTTEGDPVPLGFRFHPTDEELVDHYLKNKRQDRDFNVNHIPVLDNCKYDPWEIPGLLFTEQDSPYMEWFFFSRRDFKYMNSNRSNRATPHGSWKITGKERMIRARGSNAVIGTKRTMTFYERGVPKSKKTNWVMHEYNLFESEASPDPQLAERDFVLCRMKKNPDKKDTSVFAEGEPSSYNLYNCEDEAAAESQDHSPSTLQSPAYIELADVLQVNEDCNDMQSPFGDNDYSVTDKNDFSTCDEVAYDMSQEQPCIQQAQDYHSFTLQSPIYSELGSVPHFDVYNNEWQSAYANFENRTTDERISEECPQPKENLRSILSVSQLADYTSQPLMNTEEYQMRPCEIGIEGAAGMNWEGSFFNFPLKP; this is encoded by the exons ATGCCATTGCAGCTTCTTCTTGATTGCTTATTATATCtgcacacagagagagagagagagagagagagagagagagagagagagagagagatgggaagCAAGTGCTACAGAAAAACAACAGAAGGGGATCCAGTGCCACTAGGGTTCAGATTCCATCCCACTGATGAGGAATTAGTGGACCATTATTTGAAGAACAAGAGACAGGACAGGGATTTTAACGTTAACCACATCCCCGTGCTTGATAACTGCAAGTACGACCCTTGGGAAATACCTG GGCTCTTGTTCACAGAGCAAGACTCTCCATATATGGAGTGGTTCTTCTTCAGCCGAAGGGATTTCAAGTACATGAACAGCAATCGCTCCAACAGGGCCACACCGCATGGCTCCTGGAAAATCACTGGGAAGGAACGTATGATCAGGGCCCGAGGGTCCAATGCTGTCATTGGGACAAAGAGGACCATGACCTTCTATGAACGTGGTGTGCCGAAATCAAAGAAGACCAACTGGGTCATGCACGAGTATAATCTCTTTGAAAGTGAAGCCAGTCCTGATCCTCAGCTGGCCGAG AGGGATTTTGTTCTCTGTCGAATGAAGAAAAACCCTGATAAGAAGGATACTTCAGTCTTCGCTGAAGGTGAACCTAGCAGCTACAATTTGTATAATTGTGAAGATGAAGCTGCTGCTGAG TCACAGGATCACAGCCCCTCCACACTGCAATCACCAGCATACATAGAGCTGGCAGATGTTCTGCAAGTTAATGAAGATTGTAATGATATGCAATCACCATTTGGAGATAATGACTACTCAGTTACCGATAAGAATGATTTTTCAACATGTGATGAAGTCGCATATGATATGTCTCAAGAG CAGCCATGTATTCAGCAGGCACAGGATTACCACTCTTTCACACTGCAGTCACCAATATACAGCGAACTGGGAAGTGTCCCTCATTTTGATGTCTATAATAATGAATGGCAATCTGCATATGCTAATTTTGAAAATCGAACTACAGATGAAAGGATTTCGGAG GAATGTCCTCAGCCAAAAGAGAATCTGAGATCAATCTTATCTGTATCTCAACTAGCAGATTACACATCGCAGCCGCTAATGAACAC AGAAGAATATCAAATGAGGCCTTGTGAAATAGGCATAGAAGGGGCAGCTGGGATGAATTGGGAGGGTTCATTCTTTAATTTTCCCCTGAAGCCGTAG
- the LOC117619729 gene encoding NAC domain-containing protein 53-like isoform X2, whose translation MIVISRAAEDDLSVPVGFRFHPTDEELVTHYLKKKLRGMDSHVSNIIREIDILKFEPWDLPERSLLKSDDENWFFFSRPEYNKHKKNRTTQEGFWKITGREHPIKARDNRSVIGRKRILTFYRGRVRNSERTNWVMHEYYIPDDNPNSQRDFVLCRLKKNVKKSDENADVAATCDEGETHNASDVENQPVNDMNMEYTWPRENLDYFERARDLLLANSPSNNDHIAFQPAHDQEANFEDFLRTLIVEPQFGVTSDRDREPVHHRVQSLQMRCEPQIPYELQCGSSQSRRDTDVILHNQFSRQASSSVNVASKAGTYQREHRPQQQSGPIIVFRDTSADEYYTREKTRRITYPPEKPKEPPYPRTAADFPQKQISITKSSIDKKVPQGSMEQTQNRTTPRNWKGSFITWQTSPLTSPPSVYIFNTVLGMILFLFCVREVVLYGEWC comes from the exons ATGATCGTCATCAGCAGAGCAGCAGAAGACGACTTGTCAGTGCCAGTGGGGTTCAGATTTCATCCCACAGATGAAGAACTGGTGACCCActacttgaagaagaagctgagGGGCATGGATTCCCATGTCAGCAACATCATCCGAGAAATTGATATCTTAAAGTTCGAGCCTTGGGATTTACCTG AGAGATCGTTGCTGAAGTCGGATGATGAAAATTGGTTCTTCTTCAGTCGACCAGAGTACAACAAGCACAAAAAAAACAGGACCACGCAGGAAGGCTTTTGGAAGATCACAGGCAGAGAACATCCGATCAAGGCTCGAGACAACAGAAGTGTCATCGGTAGAAAGAGGATTCTGACCTTTTACAGAGGTCGTGTTCGTAATTCCGAAAGGACCAACTGGGTCATGCATGAGTATTATATCCCTGATGACAATCCTAATTCTCAG AGGGACTTCGTTCTCTGTCGcttaaagaaaaatgtgaaaaaatCAGATGAGAATGCTGATGTTGCAGCAACCTGTGATGAAGGTGAAACTCACAACGCATCTGATGTCGAAAATCAACCAGTAAATGACATGAATATG GAATATACTTGGCCACGGGAAAATCTGGACTATTTTGAGCGGGCAAGGGATCTTTTGCTTGCAAATTCCCCTAGTAATAATGATCACATTGCGTTTCAACCTGCTCATGACCAGGAGGCTAATTTTGAAGATTTCTTAAGAACGCTTATTGTTGAACCACAATTTGGAGTAACCAGTGACAGAGACAGGGAACCAGTCCATCACCGG GTCCAGAGTTTACAAATGCGTTGTGAACCACAAATACCGTATGAACTACAATGTGGTTCGAGCCAGTCCAGACGAGATACAGATGTTATACTTCATAACCAGTTCTCCAGACAGGCTTCTTCCTCTGTCAATGTAGCATCCAAAGCTGGTACATATCAAAGAGAACACAGACCACAACAGCAATCAGGTCCCATCATTGTCTTTAGGGATACTTCCGCTGACGAATATTATACAAGGGAAAAAACACGCAGAATAACATATCCACCAGAAAAG CCCAAAGAACCTCCATATCCTCGAACTGCTGCTGATTTTCCCCAGAAGCAGATCTCTATAACAAAGTCTAGCATAGACAAGAAGGTGCCTCAAGGCAGTATGGAGCAGACACAGAATAGAACAACACCCAGAAATTGGAAGGGTTCCTTCATTACCTGGCAAACATCCCCGTTGACAAGCCCCCCATCAGTCTACATTTTCAACACGGTTCTAGGCAtgattttgttcttgttttgtgTCCGGGAAGTAGTTTTATATGGGGAGTGGTGCTAA
- the LOC117619729 gene encoding NAC domain-containing protein 69-like isoform X1: MIVISRAAEDDLSVPVGFRFHPTDEELVTHYLKKKLRGMDSHVSNIIREIDILKFEPWDLPERSLLKSDDENWFFFSRPEYNKHKKNRTTQEGFWKITGREHPIKARDNRSVIGRKRILTFYRGRVRNSERTNWVMHEYYIPDDNPNSQRDFVLCRLKKNVKKSDENADVAATCDEGETHNASDVENQPVNDMNMEYTWPRENLDYFERARDLLLANSPSNNDHIAFQPAHDQEANFEDFLRTLIVEPQFGVTSDRDREPVHHRVQSLQMRCEPQIPYELQCGSSQSRRDTDVILHNQFSRQASSSVNVASKAGTYQREHRPQQQSGPIIVFRDTSADEYYTREKTRRITYPPEKPKEPEKPKPKPEKPKEPPYPRTAADFPQKQISITKSSIDKKVPQGSMEQTQNRTTPRNWKGSFITWQTSPLTSPPSVYIFNTVLGMILFLFCVREVVLYGEWC; encoded by the exons ATGATCGTCATCAGCAGAGCAGCAGAAGACGACTTGTCAGTGCCAGTGGGGTTCAGATTTCATCCCACAGATGAAGAACTGGTGACCCActacttgaagaagaagctgagGGGCATGGATTCCCATGTCAGCAACATCATCCGAGAAATTGATATCTTAAAGTTCGAGCCTTGGGATTTACCTG AGAGATCGTTGCTGAAGTCGGATGATGAAAATTGGTTCTTCTTCAGTCGACCAGAGTACAACAAGCACAAAAAAAACAGGACCACGCAGGAAGGCTTTTGGAAGATCACAGGCAGAGAACATCCGATCAAGGCTCGAGACAACAGAAGTGTCATCGGTAGAAAGAGGATTCTGACCTTTTACAGAGGTCGTGTTCGTAATTCCGAAAGGACCAACTGGGTCATGCATGAGTATTATATCCCTGATGACAATCCTAATTCTCAG AGGGACTTCGTTCTCTGTCGcttaaagaaaaatgtgaaaaaatCAGATGAGAATGCTGATGTTGCAGCAACCTGTGATGAAGGTGAAACTCACAACGCATCTGATGTCGAAAATCAACCAGTAAATGACATGAATATG GAATATACTTGGCCACGGGAAAATCTGGACTATTTTGAGCGGGCAAGGGATCTTTTGCTTGCAAATTCCCCTAGTAATAATGATCACATTGCGTTTCAACCTGCTCATGACCAGGAGGCTAATTTTGAAGATTTCTTAAGAACGCTTATTGTTGAACCACAATTTGGAGTAACCAGTGACAGAGACAGGGAACCAGTCCATCACCGG GTCCAGAGTTTACAAATGCGTTGTGAACCACAAATACCGTATGAACTACAATGTGGTTCGAGCCAGTCCAGACGAGATACAGATGTTATACTTCATAACCAGTTCTCCAGACAGGCTTCTTCCTCTGTCAATGTAGCATCCAAAGCTGGTACATATCAAAGAGAACACAGACCACAACAGCAATCAGGTCCCATCATTGTCTTTAGGGATACTTCCGCTGACGAATATTATACAAGGGAAAAAACACGCAGAATAACATATCCACCAGAAAAG CCCAAAGAACCTGAAAAACCTAAACCTAAACCAGAAAAG CCCAAAGAACCTCCATATCCTCGAACTGCTGCTGATTTTCCCCAGAAGCAGATCTCTATAACAAAGTCTAGCATAGACAAGAAGGTGCCTCAAGGCAGTATGGAGCAGACACAGAATAGAACAACACCCAGAAATTGGAAGGGTTCCTTCATTACCTGGCAAACATCCCCGTTGACAAGCCCCCCATCAGTCTACATTTTCAACACGGTTCTAGGCAtgattttgttcttgttttgtgTCCGGGAAGTAGTTTTATATGGGGAGTGGTGCTAA
- the LOC117619732 gene encoding NAC domain-containing protein 71-like isoform X1: MPLQLLLDCLLYLHTEREREREREREREREMGSKCYRKTTEGDPVPLGFRFHPTDEELVDHYLKNKRQDRDFNVNHIPVLDNCKYDPWEIPGLLFTEQDSPYMEWFFFSRRDFKYMNSNRSNRATPHGSWKITGKERMIRARGSNAVIGTKRTMTFYERGVPKSKKTNWVMHEYNLFESEASPDPQLAERDFVLCRMKKNPDKKDTSVFAEGEPSSYNLYNCEDEAAAESQDHSPSTLQSPAYIELADVLQVNEDCNDMQSPFGDNDYSVTDKNDFSTCDEVAYDMSQELYAQQEKNSYRLTPQSPTFRNLEDFIYINASDFGNQTANNVVLEQPCIQQAQDYHSFTLQSPIYSELGSVPHFDVYNNEWQSAYANFENRTTDERISEECPQPKENLRSILSVSQLADYTSQPLMNTEEYQMRPCEIGIEGAAGMNWEGSFFNFPLKP, translated from the exons ATGCCATTGCAGCTTCTTCTTGATTGCTTATTATATCtgcacacagagagagagagagagagagagagagagagagagagagagagagagatgggaagCAAGTGCTACAGAAAAACAACAGAAGGGGATCCAGTGCCACTAGGGTTCAGATTCCATCCCACTGATGAGGAATTAGTGGACCATTATTTGAAGAACAAGAGACAGGACAGGGATTTTAACGTTAACCACATCCCCGTGCTTGATAACTGCAAGTACGACCCTTGGGAAATACCTG GGCTCTTGTTCACAGAGCAAGACTCTCCATATATGGAGTGGTTCTTCTTCAGCCGAAGGGATTTCAAGTACATGAACAGCAATCGCTCCAACAGGGCCACACCGCATGGCTCCTGGAAAATCACTGGGAAGGAACGTATGATCAGGGCCCGAGGGTCCAATGCTGTCATTGGGACAAAGAGGACCATGACCTTCTATGAACGTGGTGTGCCGAAATCAAAGAAGACCAACTGGGTCATGCACGAGTATAATCTCTTTGAAAGTGAAGCCAGTCCTGATCCTCAGCTGGCCGAG AGGGATTTTGTTCTCTGTCGAATGAAGAAAAACCCTGATAAGAAGGATACTTCAGTCTTCGCTGAAGGTGAACCTAGCAGCTACAATTTGTATAATTGTGAAGATGAAGCTGCTGCTGAG TCACAGGATCACAGCCCCTCCACACTGCAATCACCAGCATACATAGAGCTGGCAGATGTTCTGCAAGTTAATGAAGATTGTAATGATATGCAATCACCATTTGGAGATAATGACTACTCAGTTACCGATAAGAATGATTTTTCAACATGTGATGAAGTCGCATATGATATGTCTCAAGAG CTATATGCTcagcaagaaaaaaacagCTATAGGCTCACACCTCAGTCACCAACATTCAGGAATCTAGaagattttatatatattaatgcCTCTGATTTTGGAAATCAAACTGCAAATAATGTGGTTCTAGAG CAGCCATGTATTCAGCAGGCACAGGATTACCACTCTTTCACACTGCAGTCACCAATATACAGCGAACTGGGAAGTGTCCCTCATTTTGATGTCTATAATAATGAATGGCAATCTGCATATGCTAATTTTGAAAATCGAACTACAGATGAAAGGATTTCGGAG GAATGTCCTCAGCCAAAAGAGAATCTGAGATCAATCTTATCTGTATCTCAACTAGCAGATTACACATCGCAGCCGCTAATGAACAC AGAAGAATATCAAATGAGGCCTTGTGAAATAGGCATAGAAGGGGCAGCTGGGATGAATTGGGAGGGTTCATTCTTTAATTTTCCCCTGAAGCCGTAG
- the LOC117619732 gene encoding NAC domain-containing protein 71-like isoform X4 produces the protein MPLQLLLDCLLYLHTEREREREREREREREMGSKCYRKTTEGDPVPLGFRFHPTDEELVDHYLKNKRQDRDFNVNHIPVLDNCKYDPWEIPGLLFTEQDSPYMEWFFFSRRDFKYMNSNRSNRATPHGSWKITGKERMIRARGSNAVIGTKRTMTFYERGVPKSKKTNWVMHEYNLFESEASPDPQLAERDFVLCRMKKNPDKKDTSVFAEGEPSSYNLYNCEDEAAAESQDHSPSTLQSPAYIELADVLQVNEDCNDMQSPFGDNDYSVTDKNDFSTCDEVAYDMSQEPCIQQAQDYHSFTLQSPIYSELGSVPHFDVYNNEWQSAYANFENRTTDERISEECPQPKENLRSILSVSQLADYTSQPLMNTEEYQMRPCEIGIEGAAGMNWEGSFFNFPLKP, from the exons ATGCCATTGCAGCTTCTTCTTGATTGCTTATTATATCtgcacacagagagagagagagagagagagagagagagagagagagagagagagatgggaagCAAGTGCTACAGAAAAACAACAGAAGGGGATCCAGTGCCACTAGGGTTCAGATTCCATCCCACTGATGAGGAATTAGTGGACCATTATTTGAAGAACAAGAGACAGGACAGGGATTTTAACGTTAACCACATCCCCGTGCTTGATAACTGCAAGTACGACCCTTGGGAAATACCTG GGCTCTTGTTCACAGAGCAAGACTCTCCATATATGGAGTGGTTCTTCTTCAGCCGAAGGGATTTCAAGTACATGAACAGCAATCGCTCCAACAGGGCCACACCGCATGGCTCCTGGAAAATCACTGGGAAGGAACGTATGATCAGGGCCCGAGGGTCCAATGCTGTCATTGGGACAAAGAGGACCATGACCTTCTATGAACGTGGTGTGCCGAAATCAAAGAAGACCAACTGGGTCATGCACGAGTATAATCTCTTTGAAAGTGAAGCCAGTCCTGATCCTCAGCTGGCCGAG AGGGATTTTGTTCTCTGTCGAATGAAGAAAAACCCTGATAAGAAGGATACTTCAGTCTTCGCTGAAGGTGAACCTAGCAGCTACAATTTGTATAATTGTGAAGATGAAGCTGCTGCTGAG TCACAGGATCACAGCCCCTCCACACTGCAATCACCAGCATACATAGAGCTGGCAGATGTTCTGCAAGTTAATGAAGATTGTAATGATATGCAATCACCATTTGGAGATAATGACTACTCAGTTACCGATAAGAATGATTTTTCAACATGTGATGAAGTCGCATATGATATGTCTCAAGAG CCATGTATTCAGCAGGCACAGGATTACCACTCTTTCACACTGCAGTCACCAATATACAGCGAACTGGGAAGTGTCCCTCATTTTGATGTCTATAATAATGAATGGCAATCTGCATATGCTAATTTTGAAAATCGAACTACAGATGAAAGGATTTCGGAG GAATGTCCTCAGCCAAAAGAGAATCTGAGATCAATCTTATCTGTATCTCAACTAGCAGATTACACATCGCAGCCGCTAATGAACAC AGAAGAATATCAAATGAGGCCTTGTGAAATAGGCATAGAAGGGGCAGCTGGGATGAATTGGGAGGGTTCATTCTTTAATTTTCCCCTGAAGCCGTAG